From the genome of Setaria viridis chromosome 1, Setaria_viridis_v4.0, whole genome shotgun sequence:
TCAAGTTTATTTTTATTAGTTTTTTAAACCCGTGCGTGTGGCACGGGTATCTCCActagttcaaagaaaaagaaaaaaagttaaagAAGGGCATatgaaatctccagtagtcttCCAATAATGTTTTTCAATAATCAATTAATAGGAACATCCCAATATCCCATTCATTGCTATGGtagagttgcttttgcagtcttCCAATAATCTCTTTCCAATCCAACTATCGTATTGGAAGAGTCACAACTTACAACTCGTCCTTTATTTAGGGATAGTTGGGATGAATTATTGGGCTGTTCTAGTGGTTATTAGAAAAAGTGAAAAAGTAAAGGGAATCTGCTAAAGCATCTCTTTTAATTAATATATATGGTAGATTGGTAGTTGGATTGTGGAACCTGATTCTGCTGGAGATACTCTAATAGGCACTTGTGTCACCATCTACCTCCGATTTGACTCCGCGTTCAAGATCCAAAGTTTAATTTTTTATTGGTTCATGACATAAAGAGCCTGCTCGATAGTATTAGTAGAGAAATAGAAATCTTAAGTTAAACTTTTTTAAGAACTTGTTTGCTAGGGTTTCGGTTTAAGATAACATCTATATACTTGCTAGCTAGAATGGCAGATAAATTCTTAGGATTTTGTTTTTGCTTCTCCTATGCATTGTGAAATTTGTTTTGGGCGGTTTGAAACTAAACATATGACTAAAGTCAAAGAGCGATGCATTTTCTATTTGGTGTAATCACCTCTCCCACAACCGGCAGCAAGCAACCCCTATGCCGCCTCGCCATGCGACCCATTGTTTTTTTAACCTTTAATAAAATCTGAATTGGAGAAAGTGTGAAAGATTGCAACTTTGTGTTCTTAATTAGTTTTACTAGCAATGTACTTTTCAGAATAGCACTAGGCCTCTCCCTACTGGAAAGTGTTAAAATGTTAATGGAAACGATAAAGATTCACAATTTGTTAGCTTGTCATCTTTTGTCGTGTAACATTGCCACTGTGCGAGTGGGGATGAGAGGCTTCATGAGACTTTTAATCGGCATCGCTTTGGGCCTTCAAGTGTTTCAAAGGTGCTAGTTAAGATTTGTGAGGGCAGACCGCAGATTTAGAGATATTTTAATTAGCTGGTGATAGTCCAAGAATGTCTAGTATGAAGCAAATGCTTTGGTAGGCAAAGAAACTTAGACCTGGTTTGGCTCACtgacttaaatttaagcacccgtcacatcgaatgtttagatactaattaggagtattaaatatagattatttacaaaaccgattacataagtggaggctaaacggcgagacgaatctattaagcctaattagttcatgatttgacaatgtgttgctacagtaaacatttgctaatgatggattaattaggcttaatagattcgtctcgccatttagcctccacttatgtaatgggttttgtaaatagtctacgtttaatacccctaattagtatctaaatattcgatgtgacacgtgctaaaaataagcaaagggaaccaaacgccaccTTAATTTTACCTAAAGTTATTTCTTTTTGGCAATGCTGCTCGTTTGCGAAGCTGTCTTTGAAGGCAGGTTCAACAAATTTCACCTGCAAAATAAATCTGAAATAAGTTTGATATCAAATGTTTTCGTAAGATGCTCTATTCTGAATACAACCGTGTAAGATATTTTATCTTGATATGCTGTACCACACTGTTACAATGGATCATTTTGCATTGGTCTCATGATGAACTTGTCTTTTCAGCGAAGAAATGCAAGAGCCAGTACCAGAATTTTACGTTACTCAGTGGTGCATTCCCTATTTCGGCCGATTGCTTGAGCTCCCAGCCATGCAGTGATCGGTGAACGACGGCGCAAGCGATCACTCCTCCGCATACCACGGCTCTTATGGTCACCGTCCATCGCCTCCCTGTGAAGATTACTCCACCCGCCGCCGAGCCGAGCTAGCTGGGAATGCTTCACATGCACAACACCAGTCACCAACTGGACGGGCGCGGTCACACTCACACGTCGGCGCCACCCAAATAACGGTGAAGCGTAAATGAGTGAGCATCCAAGCGAACACTCACTCCATCACTGCAAACGGCAAGGCTCACGGGCAGCCTGTGCTCGCATCAATAATATTCTTGGCGTCGCTCGCCATAAGAAGCCAACCGCGCTGCCCTACCCAGTACCCCTACTGCCTGCTACCACAGTGCTGTCCCTGCGACCCTGATCCAGTGCTGACATCGCATCATGGGGCTCTGCCTGTCCGTGGCTCTCTGGAAGGAGAAGCTCTACGCGGACGGCGGCCGCCGGTCAGTGCGTGGGCGCGTCGACGAGGTCGCCGGCGTGAAGGGTGGTGGTTACGAGTACGGGATCTTGGGCGGCGATGTGCCGGAGGTGGAGAAGAAGGTGTTGGTGGCTCCAACGGCCGAGGGCGTGAGAAGTGGTGGAGCGGAAGGAGCAGCTGTGTCAGGCGGCACGCCGGCGCGGCCGATATGGCAGAGGAGGGTGCTGATGGGCGTCAAGTGCCAGCTGCCGCGGTTCAGCGGGATAATACTCTACGACGAGAGCGGCCGGCCGGTTTGCAGCGGCAGCCGGGACAGAGCTCGTGACCAGGTGCGGACACCTCTCTGCTTAGCTAGTTAATCACGTCACCCAAACACATCGACAGTCAAAGCTCGGGGTGCGTAACTGCTTATCTGTTATACTTTGTCA
Proteins encoded in this window:
- the LOC117844321 gene encoding uncharacterized protein translates to MGLCLSVALWKEKLYADGGRRSVRGRVDEVAGVKGGGYEYGILGGDVPEVEKKVLVAPTAEGVRSGGAEGAAVSGGTPARPIWQRRVLMGVKCQLPRFSGIILYDESGRPVCSGSRDRARDQEKHAAAISVLRDLL